The region CCCGCTCGTCGCCAACCGCACCTCGTGGGTCATCTCGGTCGACCGGACGCTCCTCGGCAAGCTCGACGAGGGCTCCCGCACCGAGCTGGTCCGCCGGGTCGCGGTCGTCGTCGGCGAGAAGCCCGCCGACGTCGAGGCCAGCCTCGTCACCTGCGGCGACCCCGGCAGCGTGAAGGACGTCTGCTGGAACGGCTCGCCCTACCAGCCCGTCCCGGTCGCCTCCGACGTCTCCAAGGACGTCGCGCTCCGTGTGCTCGAGCAGCCCGAGGACTACCCCGGCGTCGTGGCCGCGCAGCAGAGCGTGCGGTCCTACCCGCGCCCGTTCGGGATCAACCTCGCCCACGTCCTCGGCTACCTCAGCCCGGTCACCGAGGACGAGTACGACCTCGCCGTCGACAAGGACGACGAGTCGCTCAACGGCGCCTCGGTCGTCGGTCGCGCCGGTGTCGAGAAGCAGTACGACGAGTGGTTGCGCGGGCTGCCCGGCTACCGCCGCGTGGCCGTCGACTCGATGGGCCGCGTGCTCGGCGACGACTCCACGGTCGAGAGCACCCCCGGCGACACGCTGGTCACCTCGATCGACGCGAAGGTCCAGGCGGTGGTCGAGAAGCAGCTCGCCGAGCGCATCGCGACGCAGCGGGCGACCGTCGACCCGGTGACCGGCCGGAAGTTCGAGGCCGACTCGGGCGCCGCGGTGGTCCTCGACGCGAAGACCGGCCGGGTCGTCGCGATGGCCAGCCAGCCGACGTACGACCCCGACGTCTGGACCGGCGGCATCAGCGAGAAGGAGCTCCAGCGCCTCTACTCCGAGGAGGCCGGCACCCCGCTGCTCTCGCGCGCGACGCAGGGCCAGTTCGCCCCCGGCTCGACGTGGAAGCCGTTCATGACCGCGGGCGCGCTGACGAACGGCTACTCCATGGACACGGTGCTGCCGTGCTCGTCGGGCTTCCAGGTCGGCAACCGCGTCTTCAAGAACCACGAGTCGGCGGCCGAGGGCAACATCGGCTTCGCCCGTGCGCTCGAGGTCTCCTGCAACACGTTCTTCTACCGGATCGGCTACGACTTCTGGCAGAGGTTCGGGAGCGACCCGGCCGACATCAACGCCAAGGACCCGCTCGTCGCGATCGCCAAGGAGTTCGGCTTCGGCTCGCGCACCGGCATCGACCTGCCCGGCGAGGCGCCCGGCCGCATCGCCGACCGCAGGTGGAAGCAGGCCTACTACGAGTCGCAGAAGGGCTACTACTGCGACCTCGCCAGCTTGCCGCAGGACGACCGC is a window of Nocardioides oleivorans DNA encoding:
- the mrdA gene encoding penicillin-binding protein 2; protein product: MSAPTTARSTRSRLRLVVVQVLAFSLFATLFVRLYYLQVIGGDAYQAQAANQSVRDIVVQPQRGLILDSQGRPLVANRTSWVISVDRTLLGKLDEGSRTELVRRVAVVVGEKPADVEASLVTCGDPGSVKDVCWNGSPYQPVPVASDVSKDVALRVLEQPEDYPGVVAAQQSVRSYPRPFGINLAHVLGYLSPVTEDEYDLAVDKDDESLNGASVVGRAGVEKQYDEWLRGLPGYRRVAVDSMGRVLGDDSTVESTPGDTLVTSIDAKVQAVVEKQLAERIATQRATVDPVTGRKFEADSGAAVVLDAKTGRVVAMASQPTYDPDVWTGGISEKELQRLYSEEAGTPLLSRATQGQFAPGSTWKPFMTAGALTNGYSMDTVLPCSSGFQVGNRVFKNHESAAEGNIGFARALEVSCNTFFYRIGYDFWQRFGSDPADINAKDPLVAIAKEFGFGSRTGIDLPGEAPGRIADRRWKQAYYESQKGYYCDLASLPQDDRTSDFVYTFAREFCLEGNLYRAGDAVNFSIGQGDTIVTPLQLARAYAALSNGGTLYAPTVAKAIVSPEGKVLRRIAPRKVAKVDVPQKYIDFIDSALQGVTSVGTMAWKMGGFPLDQVTVRSKTGSAEVYGKQSTGWVASYTKDYVVVMMISQAGTGSGSTGDGIRAIWEALYGVEGEAVRPARAATPGTLPPTKLPQFLKDGSIMPPAVGE